A stretch of the Danio rerio strain Tuebingen ecotype United States chromosome 18, GRCz12tu, whole genome shotgun sequence genome encodes the following:
- the pdcd5 gene encoding programmed cell death protein 5, with amino-acid sequence MADEELEAIRQQRMAELQAKHGDRSSDQQGQQEAKQRETEMRNSILAQVLDQSARARLSNLALVKPDKAKAVENYLIQMARFGQLGGKITEAGLIEILEKVSQQTEKKTTVKFNRRRVMDSDEENDDD; translated from the exons ATGGCTGATGAAGAATTGGAAGCTATAAGACAGCAACGTATGGCCGAACTGCAAGCAAAACATGGG GACCGTTCCAGTGACCAGCAGGGACAACAGGAAGCCAAACAGAG AGAGACTGAGATGAGAAACTCTATATTGGCTCAAGTCTTGGATCAGTCTGCACGTGCCAGAT TGAGTAATTTGGCTCTTGTGAAGCCAGATAAAGCAAAAGCTGTGGAGAATTACTTGATACAGATGGCTCGGTTTGGACAACTTGGAGGAAAG ATTACAGAAGCTGGATTAATAGAGATCTTGGAGAAAGTAAGTCAACAAACAGAGAAGAAAACCACTGTAAAG TTTAATCGACGTCGTGTAATGGACTCGGATGAAGAGAATGATGATGACTAA